GCACCTCGTAGATGATCGAGCTCATTGCCGCCTTGCGCATGGCGGCGAACATCTCGTCAGCCGTCGCCTGCAGCGAGTTTTGGATGATTTCCAAGGTAATCGGGTCGTAGCTTGCCTGTCCCATCTCTCGCACCTCAATCTCGCAGCTCGATGTGGATGTTGCCGTACCCGTCGACCTTCACCCGGTTGCCGGGATGGATGACCACGGTGGTTCCCGGATCCTCGACGATGGCCGGGCCGGAGAAGATCATTCCCGGTTCCAGCTTCTCGCCGTCGTAGATCGCGGCTTCGTGGATGCCGTCGAGCGCGTAGTCGACCTTGCGGGTGCCCTTCAGGGCCTTGTCGGCGTCCGCGCCGGTGGGCTCGCGTTCGGTCATCTGCAGCTTGCCGACCTCGGCCGAGGCAACGAGATGAATGCCAACCATCTCCACCGGCGCGTCGAGCCGGTAGGTGTACTCACGCTCATAGGTCTCGTGAAACGACTGCTCGATCGCCGAGAGGCGGTCGTCGGTGATCCGGCCGGGTTCGAGCAGGACCTCGGTCGTGTGCTCCTGGTTCTGGTAGCGGAACTTGCCGTGACGCAGGAACCTGATCTTGTCCGCGGGGATGCCCTCGGCCTCGAACTGCTTGCGGGCACGGTCCTCGGCCTCGGCAAACACGGCCTCGATGCCTTCCGCGGCGCCGGGCTTCAGGTCCGCGAGCCGCGTGATGAAGAAGTCGCGACGCAGGTCCGACATCATCATGCCCCAGGCCGAGAAGACCGAGGCGGCCGCCGGAATCACCACCTTCTTCACACCAAGCTCTCCCGCAAGCGCGACCGCGTGCATCGCGCCGCCGCCACCGAAGGCGACCAGCGTGAATTCGCGCGGATCGTGCCCGCGGTTGAGCGATACCAGCTTGAGCGCATTAACCATGTTGTTGTTAGCGATGCGGACGATGCCGCGTGCGGCCTCGTCGGCATCGACGCCGAGCTTCTCGCCCACCGCCGCGATCGCCTTCTCGGCGGCCGCCATGTCGGCGGTCACATCGCCGCCACAGAAGTAGTCGCGGTTGATGCGGCCCAGCAGGAGGTTGGCGTCGGTGGTCGTGGCTTCCGTGCCGCCGCGTCCATAGGCTGCTGGCCCGGGCATCGCGCCGGCCGATTGCGGACCGACATGTAACTTGCCGAAATCGTCGACCCAGGCAATCGAGCCGCCGCCATTGCCGATCTCCACCAGATCGACGACCGGCACCATGATCGGGTAACCGGCCGTGGTGCGGTCACGCTCGATCCAGTAGTCGGTCATAATCTTGACCTGGCCGTCCTCGATCAGCGAGCACTTTGCCGTGGTACCGCCGATGTCAAGCGCCAACACGTTCGGCTCGCCGATCAGCTTTCCGAGTTCGGCTGCTCCCCAGAATCCGGAGGCAGGCCCGGACTCGACCATAGTGACCGGGATATTGGAAACCGCCTCCAGCGAGTCCACGCCGCAGTTGGACTGCATGATGTAGGGGCTCCTGGAGAAGCCCTTGTCCCTGAGACCGGCCGCAAGCCGCGACAGGTAGCGCTCGGCGATTGGCTGGACATAGGCAGAGAGAACTGCAGTGCTGGTGCGCTCGTATTCGCGCCACTCGCGCGTGATCTGGTGCGAAGCGACCGCGGAAACGTCAGGCCACTGGTTGCGGATCTCGGCCAGCGCCGCCTGCTCGTGGCTTGGATTAGCATAGGAATGCAGGAAGCAAACCGCGATCGCTTCCACGCCGTCGGCCCTGAAGTCGTCGAGAATGGCCTTCAGGCCAGACAGGTCGAGCGGCGCCGTCTCCTCGCCCTTATAGTTCATGCGCCCCGGAAGCTCGCGACGCAGGTAGCGCGGAACAAACGGTTTCGGCTTCTCGTAATGTAAGTTGAAGAAGTCCGGCCGGTTGCCGCGCGCGATTTCCAGCGTGTCGCGGAAGCCCTCAGTGGTGATGAGCCCCACCTTTACGCCCTTGCGCTCCGTCAGCGCATTAATGACCACCGTGGTGCCGTGCGCGAGGAAATCGACCGAGGCCGGATCTATGCCGCCCTTCTCCAAAACCTTGAGGACGCCTTCCTCGAAATTCGGCGGCGTCGTGTCCGACTTGGCGGTGACGATGCGCGGAACGCCACCGTCCCCCGCCATCTCGAATGCCACCAGATCCGTGAATGTACCGCCGACATCGGTCGCCACGCGTATCGTCTTGTTTGCCATCATGCGACTCCCATCAATTGGTTGCGTTCCCTGAGCAGAAAGCAGACCACGCCCGGCAACTTGAGCTGCTCGGCCATGCTCACCTTGTCATCGGTGTAATGGCCTGCCTCGTGCAGGCAGTTAATCGTCCCGACGACCACGCCGCCGATGACCACGGGAATGTTCATCACCGATTCACAGCCGAGCGAGCGGATTAGCTCGTGGTCGTAGAAGACCTCGGCGATGCCCTTGATGTCATTGGCGATGAACACGCGCTGCTCTTCCAGCACGTGCCGTGCCCAGCTCGTCCTGTTCATCGGCTTTGTGCCCGAGACCGGATAGGCCTCCGGCATGTTGGAATAGAAGCGCTGGGCCACGCCCAACTCACGGTCGAAGCTCATCAAGGTGAAGAGCTTCGCCCCGACGGTCCCGCTGGCAAGCCGCCACATCGCATCGAAGGCCGCCATGGGCTGGCCCTCCGATGCAACGGCCTCGACGAGAGGTGCGAAATCAGTCAGGTTCAACGTTCCATTCCTCCTTCTTTATGAGGCCGTCCTTGAGCGCCTGTTCTTCGTCGGTGATGACGGGGACAGCGGCGATGAGCCTGCGGGTGTAGGGGGCGGTGGGGTTGGTGAAGATGGCCTCAACCGGCCCCAGTTCGACCAAGCGGCCCTTCTCGATCACAGCAACCCGGTCGGCTATGTTACGGACGACAGAAAGGTCGTGCGTGATGAAGACGTATGTCAGCCCGCGCCGTTTCTGCAGCGCCTTGAGCAGCCTCAGGATGCGGGCCTGGACCAGTACGTCGAGTGCGGAGGTTGGTTCGTCGAGCACAACCAGCTCGGATTCGCTGGCGAGCGCACGGGCAATGGCCACGCGCTGCCGCTGGCCGCCGGACAGAGCTGCGGGAGATCGCGAGCTGTATTCGGCGGGCAGGTGGACCTCCTCGAGCAGCGCCTCGACTCGTTTCCTGCGTTCCGACCTCGTCCCGATGCCATGAACGTCGAGCGGCAGCCTAAGCGAGGCGCCTATGCTGCGCTTGGGGTTGAGCGAGGAAAGCGGGTTCTGCTGTACAAGCTGGATAGCCCTGCGGTGCGCCAGCGTGCGGTGCTCGGGCAGCGGCTCGCCGCGCAGAGCGATAGTGCCGCTCGATGGCGGGAGGATACCGAGGAGCATGTTGGCAATCGTAGACTTGCCGGAACCGGACTCGCCCACGATTGCCAGGCACTCTCCCTCGGACACGTCGAACGAGACGCCGTCGACCGCGACGACCTCGCGTTCGCCGAGCCAGAAGACCTTGGAGACGTCCCGGAGCGAAAGCAGTGGTGCGCTCATGCCGGGCCTCCCGGCTCGCCGCAGCCCTCGTGCACGACGAGCGGCGCGAGATAGCTCTCGGAGGCATCCTCGATTTGCGGGATTCCGCCGCCGGTGATGCGCGGAATGGCTCGCATGAGGGCGCGCGTGTAGGGATGGCGAGGATCGTCGAAGAGATCGGCCGTGCGGCCGTGCTCGACGATGCGGCCCTTGTAGATGACATAGACACGATCAGCGAATTCGCGCACGACGCCGAGATTGTGCGA
This portion of the Oricola thermophila genome encodes:
- a CDS encoding hydantoinase/oxoprolinase family protein, with translation MANKTIRVATDVGGTFTDLVAFEMAGDGGVPRIVTAKSDTTPPNFEEGVLKVLEKGGIDPASVDFLAHGTTVVINALTERKGVKVGLITTEGFRDTLEIARGNRPDFFNLHYEKPKPFVPRYLRRELPGRMNYKGEETAPLDLSGLKAILDDFRADGVEAIAVCFLHSYANPSHEQAALAEIRNQWPDVSAVASHQITREWREYERTSTAVLSAYVQPIAERYLSRLAAGLRDKGFSRSPYIMQSNCGVDSLEAVSNIPVTMVESGPASGFWGAAELGKLIGEPNVLALDIGGTTAKCSLIEDGQVKIMTDYWIERDRTTAGYPIMVPVVDLVEIGNGGGSIAWVDDFGKLHVGPQSAGAMPGPAAYGRGGTEATTTDANLLLGRINRDYFCGGDVTADMAAAEKAIAAVGEKLGVDADEAARGIVRIANNNMVNALKLVSLNRGHDPREFTLVAFGGGGAMHAVALAGELGVKKVVIPAAASVFSAWGMMMSDLRRDFFITRLADLKPGAAEGIEAVFAEAEDRARKQFEAEGIPADKIRFLRHGKFRYQNQEHTTEVLLEPGRITDDRLSAIEQSFHETYEREYTYRLDAPVEMVGIHLVASAEVGKLQMTEREPTGADADKALKGTRKVDYALDGIHEAAIYDGEKLEPGMIFSGPAIVEDPGTTVVIHPGNRVKVDGYGNIHIELRD
- a CDS encoding GAF domain-containing protein, yielding MNLTDFAPLVEAVASEGQPMAAFDAMWRLASGTVGAKLFTLMSFDRELGVAQRFYSNMPEAYPVSGTKPMNRTSWARHVLEEQRVFIANDIKGIAEVFYDHELIRSLGCESVMNIPVVIGGVVVGTINCLHEAGHYTDDKVSMAEQLKLPGVVCFLLRERNQLMGVA
- a CDS encoding ABC transporter ATP-binding protein, which encodes MSAPLLSLRDVSKVFWLGEREVVAVDGVSFDVSEGECLAIVGESGSGKSTIANMLLGILPPSSGTIALRGEPLPEHRTLAHRRAIQLVQQNPLSSLNPKRSIGASLRLPLDVHGIGTRSERRKRVEALLEEVHLPAEYSSRSPAALSGGQRQRVAIARALASESELVVLDEPTSALDVLVQARILRLLKALQKRRGLTYVFITHDLSVVRNIADRVAVIEKGRLVELGPVEAIFTNPTAPYTRRLIAAVPVITDEEQALKDGLIKKEEWNVEPD